The window GACAGATTGATGCGTCCGGCCTGGTCGATGCCGATCACTTTGACCTTGACGCTCTGCCCCTCTGTGAGAAAGTCCTTGATGTCGCTCACAAAGGAACTGGCGACCTCTGAAATATGTACCATGCCCGATTTGCCCTCCGGCAGAGCGACAAATGCGCCGAACTTGGTGATGCCGGTCACCTTACCTTCAAAAATTGCTCCAACAGCGAGATCCATACCCCTTGATTATTCCTCCGTCTAGATTTGTGGCCAAAGCCGATTATTTGCTCGATGCGTCCTTGAATACCCGTTCATTCGGCATCACATAGCCATGCTCGCGCGCGATGGACGCGATGTATTCGTCCGAAACACCGTTCTCTACCTGATCCCGGAGCGCGTCATTGACCGCCTGCTGCTCATCGACCTGCGTTTGCAGTTCGTCCAGCTTGCCCTCCCGGTCGCGGATTTCGACCTGTAAGTGGAGGAACGAAATTGCGAAGAAAACCGCGAGGCAAAGAATCCCAATGCGAATGACACGTGG of the Intestinibacillus sp. Marseille-P6563 genome contains:
- a CDS encoding septum formation initiator family protein, with the translated sequence MKRKLQTPRVIRIGILCLAVFFAISFLHLQVEIRDREGKLDELQTQVDEQQAVNDALRDQVENGVSDEYIASIAREHGYVMPNERVFKDASSK